The Ignavibacteria bacterium genome contains the following window.
CACTGTATTTTCAATAATTGTAATTCCGTTTATTGCGGTTAAAACGTTCGGCTTAATGTGATACGATGAAGTCAGCATTTTATTATTTGAAACTTTTCCGCTATCGTATAATGCAATCAGTTCACTAATGCTTGCGATATCACTTTTATATTGTCCTATACAATAAATATTACCCAAGGTATCATCTTTAAAATAATTGTAACGATCTTTTGGTCTCCACACACCACTAATTTGTGGATCATTGGTGTGATTTGGTGTTCCGCTTCCCATTAAAATATTTCCACGCCAAATCGCCCATGGATATTTTGTTCCTCTTACGGGAACTCGGTACCTATCCCAATTTTGAAATTGTGGAAGGCTTGGATCCCAAACATGTCCGCCGATTACTGTGCTTCCGCCAACGCCGAGAGAATCGAGGAGCCATGCAACATCAGTATAATTGTAACCAAGCTTTTCGTGAGAGTGAGGATCGATTATCACACCTTTATCTTCTTTTAAGTATCGCAGAATATTTTTTCCGTTTGTCGTTGCAATTACAGAAGAATCTTCATAAATAAAAGCTGCAAGAAGAATTTTCCAATCCGGCTGGTAAGACCACCTTACTGAATAAGATGAAGCGAGATTAGCCATATC
Protein-coding sequences here:
- a CDS encoding T9SS type A sorting domain-containing protein translates to MKKLLVLFSLITIMANAQPAKVYVVLFTHIEDNLPIGVLGTTEARISYLSVRSKLIDMANLASSYSVRWSYQPDWKILLAAFIYEDSSVIATTNGKNILRYLKEDKGVIIDPHSHEKLGYNYTDVAWLLDSLGVGGSTVIGGHVWDPSLPQFQNWDRYRVPVRGTKYPWAIWRGNILMGSGTPNHTNDPQISGVWRPKDRYNYFKDDTLGNIYCIGQYKSDIASISELIALYDSGKVSNNKMLTSSYHIKPNVLTAINGITIIENTVIKPLVAMRDANKINITDFTTLINDWKTIYNSKPYIYDPNSPTKVDLAEEHNPKEFELYQSYPNPFNSQVNIGFNITRPGRVNISIFNLLGEKVAILIDKTLENVGYQKLQWNANNIPSGIYYVIMKYNESKQIKGMICLK